TGACACAACAATGCATATACTGTACTCATTTATTTCGGGCATGGCAAGCCAGAAAGGAAGGGGAATGACCACTCTATCACATACTGATGATTTGATGAAtattataaaatacatatttgtttGCGTAGAGGTGTTCATAATGTGTTAGGAAAAAGCAGCGGCTTTAGCAGTTATGCTATGCAGTGAAACAATGcaaattttccctctttcagaTAATACTCTCAGCATTTTGGCAAAGCATAATGGATTCAGTCGGCAGAAACAAGAAGTATACCTACTGCCAATCATAATAAGTGATAGTGGAAATCCTCCCATGAGCAGTACTAGCACTCTTACTATTAGAGTCTGCGGTTGCAGCAGTGACGGTATTGTCCAGTCCTGTAATGTTGAAGCATATGTACTTCCTATTGGACTCAGCATGGGAGCCCTAATTGCAATATTAGCATGCATCATTTTGCTACTAGGTAAGTAAGTATTCATTTCACAACCTGATGTTCAAAATTTTTCTGATTCATAGGCATCTGTAAGCAGATAAGTCACATATAATGACATAGAATCTAATGGAATCTGCAGCAGTACTGAAGgacatttcagaaatgtgtgtCTTTTATACTAAGAACTGAAGAAAGGCATACAAAACAAAGTCCCAGATTGAAAGAGTGttacatataaaatacataaaaaattatgaaacaaaaaaaacaatataaGTAAAAAAGTGAACAGAGCATATGCtacagcaaatggaaaatagtttttttGTATCTGTAAGAATTGTCTGAGTTTACTCTGGATTGTAATGGCATAAGAGATATTACAGTTTTAAAAGATAAGAAGCactgtgtattttaattaaataaaacatgtcTGAGATAGAAAAGTGGAAGCCTGTTTCTGTACTTAGCAGCTTCAGTTTATAACAGAGATTTACATTAGTAACTGAGATTTTAATATTAAACTACAAAACATCAAGTATAACCAATTTAGAGCTTTTTATGCATCTGTCCATGATTCTGGAACTGATGTAtctaaaatctttctttctctcttgccgttttattctcttttcaaTTATATAAGAAAGGCCAATTTCCTTATGTCATTAGGgctgtgttttcagaaaagcaCCCTCAAATTCTGAAAAACTTCATCCTAAGTGCAGACCATTGTAGACTAATGTTCACTGAATTATGTTAGTTTGGCTTCACCTAGATCTGTAGcttttttcaaatggaaaaaaaaaagggggggggggggagaaagctGTTTACATTTGAGGTTCAAAAGTGGAAATAGGCATTCTCTTATTACTTGTAAAAAATTGAGCATCAAATGTAAATTTGAACTGATAATAAAAAACAGGACCAACCAGTGGTTCTGATCAAATTTTCATCACTTGAGTGGGATTGAATTTATAGGTCTCTCATCTTTTTTCTACCCTTATTACCTTTACTTTCACAAAAAGCAACCTATTATCATCCCTAACTACGCTTAACATGTACTGTTTTGATTTGAATTTTTTTGACCTAATTGGCTTGTGATACTTTCTTTGCAGTCATTGTGGTGCTGTTTGTAACACTAAGAAGACATAAGAATGAGCCCTTAATCAtcaaagatgatgaagatgtGAGAGAAAATATTATTCGCTATGATGATGAAGGAGGTGGAGAAGAAGATACAGAAGCTTTTGACATTGCAACGTTGCAAAATCCAGATGGAATTAATGGATTTTTGCCTCGTAAGGATATTAAACCTGATCTTCAATTTATGCCCAGGCAGGGTCTTGCACCTGTTCCTAATGGTGTTGATGTTGATGAATTTATTAATGTAAGGCTTCATGAAGCCGATAACGATCCCACAGCTCCACCATATGACTCTATCCAGATTTATGGCTATGAAGGAAGAGGCTCAGCTGCTGGTTCCCTTAGTTCATTGGAGTCCTCTGCATCAGACTCAGATCAGAATTTTGACTACCTCAGTGAATGGGGTCCTCGCTTTAAAAGACTTGGAGAACTTTACTCAGTTGGAGAAAGTGACAAAGAAACTTGACAGTGGATTACAAACTTTTTCACTGTTGACTTAACGATCATGTATTATTCTAGGGCCACTGCTGTTAGTTAAAACTAatgtggctttttgttttagaGGCAAGTTTAGCGCCAGTCATCTATAAAATCAACTACATTGTAATGTTGAACCAAATAAAAAAGTATATGTTAGGAGGTTAAGTCTTGTGGAGTGTGAAGTAAAGTATGTGGAGTGTCTAGAAGTCTTTGGATATTTGATATTCACTTGACCACTCTGAAGATGGAGATTTAGATCTTTAATTATCTTCAGTGAATTGAAAAGAATGAATTGGTGCTTTCTTAGGAAATGGACTTGCAGGGATTTTGCTGTTGAACAGTAGCTCCTGCCAGTGTATGTAAAGCTAATGGTTTGTTTCTGCATTGCCAACAAAGATCCCaacacagaaatgttaaaaGCAATATCTTGGTCTTCTTAGCAATGCTGAATAGAAATAGCATTGTAAATCCTTACTGGCTTCTACTGTGCAGTGACCATACATTGTACATACAGTAATTGTTGGCCACGTAACCACAGACTGAATATCATCTTTAAATATTGTGTCAAGCCTTAAAATATTCACATGTTCTTAATCCATTCCAGTTATGGGTAACAAATCCTACTCATGTGCAAAGATTCGGATGCAGGGGTCCAAAACCTTGCTTTACAAAAAGATCTTTTTTCTAAATGAAGGGTCAATCTGGtacttctgaaaggaaagaaaaaacagtgaaaggGGATGGACATATATGAAAGAATTACTGATTTTATTGCTAAAGATcagatttatttgtttaatctttgaaataaatattttattggtgtccattactgcttttatttatgaAGATTGATAATCTATAGAATAAGATTataaagaaaactaaattatatcatttagatttttttctatatataatGTTTAATACATgtacattttgaaaagaaaaatgacaaattgTTGTAGGTTAAAGCAGTAACCTCTCCATTTGCAGTAGCAGAATTTTAAGAGATTGATGGCAGGAATAAAactttcccagaaaaaaaacttttgacAGTTTTGTATCTTCTTCATAAATCTAATACCTGGTGTTTTTAATACAAGCACAAACAGCTGGAAGTAAACTGGTTCATGTGAATATTTAAACTATAGACTTTTAGAAATCCACACATAACACagtacagtaaaaaaaaaaaaaaaacatgcttatAGTTCTCCACTGTATTAGAGCAGGAACCAGTGTGTACATAATTTTACTGCTTATGTTAttagcatttcttttctataaTATTCATAGTGATGCACCAGGGCTCTTGCACACAGAGAAAGAACAGCACTAGAAGTTGCAAGCATACTCAATTTGTAATGCAAACTTGCCATTTAGAAGTAGCAATTGTATAATAAAACTATGTATTACATgcaaatcattttaattttctactttgttttgATGCTAtattattgtttgtttatttactcCATGTATTGTATTCAGAGAAACTCCTGTATTGTTTCCTACtttgtgaaatatatttttataaatacttttcttgttattgcttttctttcagttttaccTGTACACTGCAGAAAGGAATCTGCTTGAATAACTTCATAGTCTGTGGAGGAATGTAGTTTctccaaaataatttatttattaggTGAATACagtcaaaataaaaaggagaatgtTTGAAGCAATTTTTGACAGTGTTTGGAAAATTAGATATGCAGCAGACTGTGACCACAGGAGTTATGTGTGTCTAATTTACTGCaccatgctgaaaaataaactctcttttcttttttctcttccttttctcttccttttcttttcttttcttttcttttcttttcttttcttttcttttcttttcttttcttttcttttcttttcttttcttttcttttcttttcttttcttttcttttcttttcttttcttttcttttcttttcttttcttttcttttcttttcttttcttttcttttcttttcttttcttttcttttcttttcttttcttttctttttttcttctcttttctttttgtttcttttcttttcttttttcttttcccctctcctctcctctcctctcctctcctctcctctcctctcctctcctctcctctcctctcctctcctctcctctcctctcctctcctctcctctcctctcctctcctctcctctcctctcctctcctctcctctcctctcct
The sequence above is drawn from the Gallus gallus isolate bGalGal1 chromosome 11, bGalGal1.mat.broiler.GRCg7b, whole genome shotgun sequence genome and encodes:
- the CDH8 gene encoding cadherin-8 isoform X6, with protein sequence MNEPARRGPSDNTLSILAKHNGFSRQKQEVYLLPIIISDSGNPPMSSTSTLTIRVCGCSSDGIVQSCNVEAYVLPIGLSMGALIAILACIILLLVIVVLFVTLRRHKNEPLIIKDDEDVRENIIRYDDEGGGEEDTEAFDIATLQNPDGINGFLPRKDIKPDLQFMPRQGLAPVPNGVDVDEFINVRLHEADNDPTAPPYDSIQIYGYEGRGSAAGSLSSLESSASDSDQNFDYLSEWGPRFKRLGELYSVGESDKET
- the CDH8 gene encoding cadherin-8 isoform X7; this translates as MSSTSTLTIRVCGCSSDGIVQSCNVEAYVLPIGLSMGALIAILACIILLLVIVVLFVTLRRHKNEPLIIKDDEDVRENIIRYDDEGGGEEDTEAFDIATLQNPDGINGFLPRKDIKPDLQFMPRQGLAPVPNGVDVDEFINVRLHEADNDPTAPPYDSIQIYGYEGRGSAAGSLSSLESSASDSDQNFDYLSEWGPRFKRLGELYSVGESDKET